The Streptomyces pactum genome contains a region encoding:
- a CDS encoding helix-turn-helix transcriptional regulator → MGVVQQTSFTSPLVGREDELARLTGVLERARSGEARAVLIAGDAGVGKTRTLDEVAGRAAAAGTVVLTGHCVDLGDVGLPYLPFTEILGVLAADDRFAAVLAAHPVAGRLLGGGPDDGSATTRSRLWLFEGVVALLTELADIAPLLLVLEDLHWADQSSRDLLRFLLSRGALQRSAGGGPGGRLAVFASYRADDLHRRHPLRPLLAELVRLPAVERLELRPLPDADVARLVRSLRDRPLPDTTVHRIVERAEGNAFYAEELVAATDAPAGGVPSGLADVLLIRFEQLSETAQQVLRTAAVAGRRVGHDLLRDAVGLPEDELESALREAVERQLLVSGEGGAYSFRHALAREAVYADLLPGERARLHGGFARLLAARDRRSDSAAERAHHYRESHDLPEALAASLEAADHAQRVGAPAEELRHVETALDLWSAVDAGARPAGPDTVTLTLRASAAAAHAGELHRAVSLTRSALAGLGQDADLELAARVRYTLAGNLLSVDNLSAAFAYSSEALGLIPAEPPSSTWVWAASTHVMAARQVGENETALRVARRALRVAEDLGVTDARADLLISLAGLEGGNRSTPQGRERLLEARELARQAGNAPVEMRALFNLAIGCFESGDLEECSSWAAEGLDRARRSGLLSSPYPREMRYLRLLVQYTLGHWDECARGAADNTGVLPAAGGHAVGPGLYVALARGDSVAAERARAMLEGPFDWMGTMVAGIVLTDAAALRGDAEEAVRWARSTVETLTDDAGILPAVTVRLTTLALSAVADTVVELRGAGDEAVVRRWTDSAADLLERARSSAGHGMDGTPQGPEGQAWLARAEAEWARIAGSGPDPASWERAVSGFAYGDAYERARCRLRLAEALLAAGRRTEAAAEADTVRREADRLGATLLRERLNDLVRRVRPATDTAPAGDRAAVLTAREQDVLRLLALGRSNRQIGEELFISAKTASVHVSNILAKLEAASRTEAVAVAYRQGLITPEATTST, encoded by the coding sequence CGAGATCCTCGGGGTGCTGGCCGCCGACGACCGGTTCGCCGCCGTGCTGGCCGCTCATCCGGTGGCCGGCCGGCTGCTCGGCGGCGGACCGGACGACGGGAGTGCCACCACGCGGTCGCGGCTGTGGCTGTTCGAAGGCGTGGTGGCCCTGCTGACCGAGCTGGCGGACATCGCCCCGCTGCTGCTGGTCCTGGAGGATCTGCACTGGGCCGACCAGTCCTCCCGGGACCTGCTGCGGTTCCTGCTCAGCCGGGGAGCCCTGCAGCGGTCGGCGGGCGGTGGGCCCGGGGGACGGCTCGCGGTGTTCGCCTCGTACCGGGCGGACGACCTGCACCGCCGCCACCCGCTGCGGCCCCTGCTGGCCGAGTTGGTACGGCTGCCCGCCGTGGAGCGGCTGGAACTGCGGCCCCTGCCCGACGCCGACGTGGCGCGACTGGTGCGCTCCCTGCGCGACCGGCCGCTGCCGGACACCACCGTGCACCGGATCGTCGAACGCGCCGAGGGCAACGCCTTCTACGCCGAGGAACTGGTCGCGGCCACGGACGCGCCCGCCGGGGGTGTGCCCAGCGGACTGGCCGACGTCCTGCTCATCCGGTTCGAGCAGCTTTCCGAGACCGCCCAGCAGGTGCTGCGCACCGCCGCGGTCGCCGGGCGCCGCGTGGGGCACGACCTGCTGCGGGACGCCGTCGGGCTGCCCGAGGACGAGCTGGAGTCGGCACTGCGCGAGGCCGTGGAGCGGCAGTTGCTCGTCTCCGGCGAAGGAGGCGCCTACTCCTTCCGGCACGCCCTCGCGCGGGAGGCGGTCTACGCCGACCTGCTCCCGGGGGAACGGGCCCGGCTGCACGGCGGGTTCGCCCGGCTGCTCGCCGCGCGGGACCGCCGCTCCGACAGCGCGGCCGAGCGTGCCCACCACTACCGCGAGAGCCACGACCTGCCCGAGGCGCTCGCCGCTTCCCTGGAGGCCGCCGACCACGCGCAGCGCGTCGGCGCGCCCGCCGAGGAGTTGCGGCACGTCGAGACGGCCCTCGACCTGTGGTCGGCGGTCGACGCCGGGGCACGGCCCGCCGGGCCCGACACCGTGACGCTGACGCTGCGCGCCTCGGCGGCCGCCGCCCACGCCGGGGAGCTGCACCGCGCGGTGTCCCTCACCCGGTCCGCGCTGGCCGGTCTCGGCCAGGACGCCGACCTGGAGCTCGCCGCGCGCGTCCGCTACACGCTCGCCGGGAACCTGCTGAGCGTAGACAATCTGTCGGCCGCGTTCGCTTACAGCAGCGAGGCGCTCGGACTGATCCCCGCCGAGCCTCCGTCGTCCACGTGGGTGTGGGCCGCGTCGACGCACGTCATGGCCGCCCGCCAGGTCGGGGAGAACGAGACCGCGCTGCGAGTGGCGCGGCGGGCCCTGCGGGTGGCGGAGGACCTGGGGGTCACCGATGCCCGCGCCGACCTCCTGATCTCCCTGGCCGGTCTCGAAGGCGGCAACCGGAGCACTCCGCAGGGCCGCGAGCGGCTCCTGGAGGCGAGGGAGCTGGCACGGCAGGCGGGCAACGCGCCGGTGGAGATGCGCGCGCTCTTCAACCTCGCCATCGGCTGCTTCGAGTCCGGTGACCTGGAGGAGTGCTCGTCCTGGGCGGCGGAGGGACTGGACCGGGCCCGCCGCTCCGGGCTGCTGTCCTCGCCGTACCCGCGGGAGATGCGGTATCTGCGGCTGCTGGTGCAGTACACGCTGGGCCACTGGGACGAGTGCGCGCGGGGGGCCGCGGACAATACCGGCGTGCTGCCCGCCGCGGGCGGTCACGCCGTCGGGCCCGGCCTATACGTGGCGCTGGCGCGCGGCGACTCGGTGGCGGCGGAACGTGCCCGCGCGATGCTGGAGGGGCCGTTCGACTGGATGGGCACCATGGTCGCGGGGATCGTGCTGACCGACGCCGCCGCGCTGCGCGGGGACGCGGAGGAGGCGGTCCGGTGGGCGCGCTCCACCGTCGAGACGCTCACCGACGACGCCGGCATACTGCCGGCCGTGACCGTCAGGCTCACCACCCTGGCCCTGTCCGCGGTGGCGGACACGGTCGTCGAACTGCGCGGAGCCGGTGACGAGGCGGTGGTCCGCCGCTGGACGGACTCCGCGGCGGACCTGCTGGAGCGGGCCCGGTCCTCCGCGGGGCACGGGATGGACGGCACGCCCCAGGGCCCGGAGGGTCAGGCGTGGCTGGCACGCGCGGAGGCGGAGTGGGCCCGGATCGCCGGGTCCGGACCGGACCCGGCGTCCTGGGAGAGGGCGGTGTCCGGGTTCGCGTACGGCGACGCCTACGAACGCGCGCGCTGTCGGCTGCGGCTCGCGGAGGCCCTGCTGGCGGCCGGCCGCCGCACCGAGGCGGCCGCCGAGGCCGACACCGTACGCCGGGAGGCCGACCGGCTCGGCGCGACGCTGCTGCGCGAGCGACTGAACGACCTGGTCCGCCGCGTCCGGCCGGCGACGGACACGGCGCCCGCCGGCGACCGTGCGGCGGTGCTCACCGCACGTGAGCAGGACGTGCTGCGGCTCCTCGCCCTCGGCCGCAGCAACCGCCAGATCGGCGAGGAACTGTTCATCAGCGCCAAGACGGCGAGCGTCCACGTCTCCAACATCCTGGCCAAGCTGGAGGCGGCGAGCCGCACGGAGGCGGTGGCGGTCGCCTACCGGCAGGGCCTGATCACTCCGGAAGCGACGACCTCGACCTGA